The Rhodoferax sediminis genome has a segment encoding these proteins:
- a CDS encoding acyl-CoA dehydrogenase family protein, which produces MTQSAISSELQADRAALTDTVERFARKEIAPHVTAWDEAGEFPRSLYRRAGELGLLGLGYPEAYGGTPAPYALRMDLWVALCHIGASGGVLASLLSHNIGLPPVLAYGSEAVRREVIPPVLAGEQIAALAITEPGGGSDVAALATRARRDGDDYVIDGEKVFITSGMRADWITVAVRTNEAQAKGASGISMLLVPGTSSGLSRTRLDKMGWLCSDTAHLRFDGVRVPARYLLGEEGAGFRIIMSNFNGERFGMAAAALGFSRACYDEALAWARQRKTFGSALVGHQAVRHKLVDMQMRIHSTAAWVEALAARADAGDASPDWVAQVCVLKNHATQTMQFCADQAVQILGGMGFMRGTVSERIYREVKVMMIGGGAEDIMKDLAARQWGL; this is translated from the coding sequence ATGACGCAATCGGCAATATCCAGTGAACTGCAGGCCGACCGCGCGGCACTGACCGACACGGTCGAGCGCTTTGCCCGCAAGGAGATCGCGCCTCATGTCACGGCATGGGACGAGGCCGGCGAATTCCCGCGCAGCCTGTACCGCCGCGCGGGCGAACTGGGCCTGCTCGGGCTGGGCTACCCTGAGGCCTATGGCGGCACGCCCGCGCCCTATGCCCTGCGCATGGACCTGTGGGTGGCGCTGTGCCACATTGGTGCCAGCGGCGGCGTGCTGGCCAGCCTGCTGTCGCACAACATCGGCCTGCCGCCGGTGCTGGCGTATGGCAGCGAGGCGGTGCGGCGCGAGGTGATTCCGCCGGTACTGGCGGGCGAGCAGATTGCCGCGCTGGCCATCACCGAGCCCGGCGGCGGCTCCGACGTGGCGGCGCTTGCTACCCGCGCGCGGCGCGATGGCGACGACTACGTGATCGATGGTGAAAAGGTCTTCATCACGTCGGGCATGCGCGCCGACTGGATCACCGTGGCCGTGCGCACCAACGAAGCACAAGCGAAGGGCGCCTCGGGCATCTCGATGCTGCTCGTGCCCGGCACCAGCAGCGGCCTGTCGCGCACCCGCTTGGACAAGATGGGCTGGCTGTGCTCCGACACCGCGCACCTGCGCTTCGATGGCGTGCGCGTGCCGGCGCGCTACCTGCTGGGCGAGGAGGGCGCGGGCTTTCGCATCATCATGAGCAACTTCAACGGCGAGCGCTTCGGCATGGCCGCCGCCGCGCTGGGCTTCAGCCGGGCCTGCTATGACGAGGCGCTTGCCTGGGCGCGCCAGCGCAAGACCTTTGGCTCTGCGCTGGTGGGCCACCAGGCGGTGCGCCACAAACTGGTGGACATGCAAATGCGCATCCATTCCACGGCCGCGTGGGTCGAGGCGCTGGCTGCGCGCGCCGATGCGGGGGATGCCAGTCCGGACTGGGTGGCGCAGGTCTGCGTGCTGAAGAACCACGCCACGCAGACCATGCAGTTCTGCGCCGACCAGGCGGTGCAAATCCTCGGCGGCATGGGCTTCATGCGCGGCACCGTCAGCGAGCGCATTTACCGTGAGGTCAAGGTGATGATGATTGGCGGCGGTGCCGAGGACATCATGAAGGATCTGGCCGCGCGCCAGTGGGGGCTGTGA
- a CDS encoding acetyl/propionyl/methylcrotonyl-CoA carboxylase subunit alpha: MKRILIANRGEIARRVIRTAHAMGIETVAVYADPDATALHVREATLAFALGGTTSAESYLRVERLLEAARATGADAIHPGYGFLSEDARFAQAVQDAGLCWIGPPPAAIRALGSKSAAKALAAAQGVPCLPGYAGEDQSDGRFAAEAERVGYPVMVKAVAGGGGRGMRQVSEAAQLPAALASARSEALAGFGNGELLIERALLHPRHVEVQVFADTHGHCIHLGERDCSVQRRHQKIIEESPSPAVDAALRERMGACAVALAQGAGYVGAGTVEFLLEGEDVSPPGRPKAKHAPSGGSAAHAVASVGAQFFLMEMNTRLQVEHPVTEALTGLDLVEWQIRVARGEPLPLAQHEVRLQGHAIEVRLCAEDERFTPHTGRVLHFAAPLSTEFTSAFAVAPLNASARPTLRFDHAIERGSEVTPHYDAMLGKLIAHAATREAAIDALVQALGQTELLGLPTNRAFLAECLAHPQFRAGQALISFLAGEADAVRDVLLKKELLAHSQYGLAAVLTQNWTDLGLPCSFPRPLRLRHRDTTMSLAVQALGAGRWQVQPAGSRTPAAQPLQITALPDGAVQCVQGGVAQRVQVAHAGGQRWHLQAGAVDWWLDDVSLLPAARAGAGTGATELRAPFNGRVVNVAAVVGRALAAGDTAVVIESMKLEHSLAGTAAATVAEVLVSPGQQVAPGQVLVRFAALMPAASGETRA; encoded by the coding sequence ATGAAAAGAATCCTGATCGCCAATCGCGGGGAGATTGCAAGGCGCGTCATCCGCACGGCGCATGCCATGGGCATCGAGACCGTGGCCGTGTATGCCGACCCTGATGCGACTGCGCTGCATGTGCGCGAGGCCACGCTGGCCTTTGCGCTGGGCGGCACCACGTCGGCCGAGAGTTATCTGCGCGTGGAGCGGCTGCTGGAGGCCGCGCGCGCGACAGGCGCCGACGCCATCCACCCCGGCTACGGCTTTCTGAGCGAGGACGCCCGCTTTGCCCAGGCCGTGCAGGATGCCGGCCTGTGCTGGATCGGCCCGCCGCCCGCCGCCATCCGTGCGCTGGGCAGCAAGTCGGCGGCCAAGGCGCTGGCCGCGGCGCAGGGCGTGCCGTGCCTGCCGGGCTATGCGGGCGAGGACCAGAGCGACGGACGTTTTGCCGCCGAGGCTGAGCGCGTCGGCTACCCCGTCATGGTCAAGGCCGTGGCGGGTGGCGGCGGGCGCGGCATGCGGCAGGTATCGGAGGCCGCGCAGTTGCCCGCCGCGCTGGCCAGCGCGCGCTCCGAGGCGCTGGCCGGCTTTGGCAATGGCGAACTGCTGATCGAGCGCGCTCTCTTGCATCCGCGCCATGTCGAGGTGCAGGTGTTTGCCGATACGCACGGCCATTGCATTCATCTGGGCGAGCGCGACTGCTCCGTGCAGCGGCGCCATCAGAAAATCATCGAGGAAAGCCCCAGCCCGGCCGTGGACGCCGCCCTGCGCGAGCGCATGGGCGCCTGCGCCGTGGCGCTGGCCCAAGGCGCCGGCTACGTGGGCGCGGGCACGGTGGAGTTCCTGCTGGAGGGGGAAGACGTTTCGCCGCCGGGCCGCCCCAAGGCGAAACACGCCCCCTCGGGGGGCAGCGCAGCACACGCAGTGGCAAGCGTGGGGGCCCAATTTTTTTTGATGGAGATGAACACCCGGCTGCAGGTCGAGCACCCGGTGACCGAAGCGCTCACGGGACTGGACCTGGTCGAGTGGCAGATCCGCGTGGCGCGCGGCGAGCCGCTGCCGCTGGCGCAGCACGAGGTGCGGCTGCAGGGCCACGCGATCGAGGTGCGCCTGTGCGCCGAGGACGAGCGATTCACGCCGCACACGGGGCGCGTGCTGCACTTTGCCGCGCCCTTATCGACCGAATTCACCAGCGCGTTTGCGGTGGCACCTTTGAATGCCAGTGCACGCCCCACGCTGCGTTTCGACCACGCGATCGAGCGCGGCTCCGAGGTCACGCCGCACTACGACGCCATGCTGGGCAAGCTCATAGCTCACGCCGCCACGCGCGAGGCCGCCATCGACGCGCTGGTGCAGGCGCTGGGACAGACCGAGTTGCTGGGCCTGCCGACGAATCGCGCCTTTCTGGCCGAGTGCCTGGCGCATCCGCAGTTCCGCGCGGGGCAGGCGCTGATCTCCTTCCTGGCCGGCGAGGCCGATGCGGTGCGCGATGTGCTATTGAAAAAGGAGCTACTGGCGCACAGCCAGTATGGGCTAGCGGCAGTTTTGACTCAAAACTGGACTGATCTGGGCTTGCCCTGTTCTTTCCCGCGCCCGCTGCGCCTGCGGCATCGCGACACCACCATGTCGCTGGCCGTGCAGGCGCTGGGCGCCGGCCGTTGGCAGGTGCAGCCTGCCGGCAGTCGTACGCCAGCCGCTCAGCCATTGCAGATCACGGCCTTGCCGGATGGCGCCGTGCAGTGCGTGCAAGGCGGCGTGGCGCAGCGCGTGCAAGTCGCTCACGCGGGGGGCCAACGCTGGCACCTGCAGGCGGGCGCGGTGGACTGGTGGCTGGACGATGTCTCGCTGCTGCCCGCTGCGCGTGCCGGTGCGGGCACGGGCGCCACCGAGCTGCGCGCACCCTTCAACGGCCGCGTGGTGAACGTGGCCGCCGTGGTGGGCCGGGCGCTGGCCGCGGGCGACACGGCCGTGGTGATCGAATCGATGAAGCTGGAGCACAGCCTGGCCGGCACGGCCGCCGCCACTGTGGCCGAGGTGCTGGTCAGCCCCGGCCAGCAGGTCGCGCCCGGCCAGGTGCTGGTGCGGTTTGCGGCACTCATGCCGGCCGCCAGCGGGGAGACACGCGCATGA
- a CDS encoding acyl-CoA dehydrogenase family protein — protein sequence MQFTHEHREIQKTLQRFIEQEINPHVDEWEEAGIFPAHEVFKKLGDLGMLGLTKPEAFGGAGLDYSYGLTMAEALGHTTCGGVPMAIGVQTDMCTPALARFGSDELRREFLAPAIAGDMVGCIGVSEPGAGSDVAAIKSVARKDGDDYVISGQKMWITNSLQADWMCMLVNTSDGPAHKNKSLVMVPMRDGPNGKLTKGIEVAQKIRKIGMNSSDTGLIYFDEVRVPQRNLIGQEGQGFIYQMQQFQEERLWAGASCLVSLDQCIRATIEWAQERKMFGATLADQQWVQFKLAELQTEVEALRALTWSACDLYVQGQDVLQLASMAKLKAGRLNRTVADTCLQFWGGMGFTWENRASRLFRDGRLGSIGGGADEVMMGIIAKTMGIAKRRGA from the coding sequence ATGCAATTCACGCACGAACACCGCGAAATCCAGAAAACCCTGCAGCGCTTCATCGAGCAGGAAATCAACCCCCATGTGGACGAATGGGAAGAGGCCGGTATCTTCCCCGCGCACGAGGTCTTCAAGAAGCTGGGCGATCTGGGCATGCTGGGCCTGACCAAGCCCGAGGCCTTTGGCGGCGCCGGGCTCGACTACTCCTACGGCCTGACCATGGCCGAGGCGCTGGGCCACACCACCTGCGGCGGCGTGCCCATGGCGATTGGCGTGCAGACCGACATGTGCACGCCTGCGCTGGCGCGCTTTGGCAGCGACGAGTTGCGCCGCGAGTTCCTGGCGCCGGCCATTGCTGGTGACATGGTGGGCTGCATTGGCGTCTCCGAGCCGGGCGCGGGCAGCGATGTGGCCGCGATCAAAAGCGTGGCGCGCAAGGACGGCGACGACTACGTCATCAGCGGCCAGAAGATGTGGATCACCAACAGCCTGCAGGCCGACTGGATGTGCATGCTGGTCAACACCAGCGACGGCCCCGCGCACAAGAACAAGAGCCTGGTGATGGTGCCGATGCGCGACGGCCCGAACGGCAAGCTCACCAAAGGTATTGAAGTGGCGCAGAAGATCCGCAAGATCGGCATGAACAGCAGCGACACCGGGTTGATCTACTTCGACGAGGTGCGCGTGCCCCAGCGCAACCTGATCGGCCAGGAAGGCCAGGGCTTCATCTACCAGATGCAGCAGTTCCAGGAGGAGCGCCTGTGGGCGGGCGCGAGCTGCCTGGTGTCGCTGGACCAGTGCATCCGCGCCACGATCGAATGGGCGCAGGAGCGCAAGATGTTCGGCGCCACGCTGGCCGACCAGCAATGGGTGCAGTTCAAGCTGGCCGAGTTGCAGACCGAGGTGGAGGCGCTGCGCGCGCTGACATGGAGCGCCTGCGACCTGTACGTGCAGGGCCAGGACGTGCTGCAGCTGGCCAGCATGGCCAAGCTAAAGGCCGGGCGCCTGAACCGCACCGTCGCCGACACCTGCCTGCAGTTCTGGGGCGGCATGGGCTTTACCTGGGAGAACCGCGCCTCGCGCCTGTTCCGCGACGGCCGCCTGGGCTCCATCGGCGGCGGTGCCGACGAGGTCATGATGGGCATCATCGCCAAGACCATGGGCATCGCGAAACGGCGCGGCGCCTGA
- a CDS encoding TetR/AcrR family transcriptional regulator, whose amino-acid sequence MSKPSPASATVDAGATAPGISPSPPPGPRGRRSAATLPGRPRGRPRKLDSELDEGNRRRLVIEGAARLFRTKGFAAASTRDIAAAAGMRGGSPFYHFESKNALLYVVMQEGMAQAAQSQQAALDRVPADAAPRERLRALIRNHFEVLLGPGSDFIPVMLYEWRSLNDAQREGISELTGAYEAQWMPTLRALHEAGALKADPRTARLFIFGALNWSVQWFSPRGSQSLDGLTAQALALFTGEA is encoded by the coding sequence ATGTCAAAACCCTCGCCCGCTTCAGCGACCGTCGATGCCGGTGCGACGGCTCCCGGTATTTCCCCTTCGCCCCCACCAGGCCCGCGCGGGCGTCGCTCCGCAGCGACGCTACCCGGCCGGCCCCGCGGCCGGCCGCGCAAGCTCGACTCGGAACTGGACGAAGGCAATCGCCGCCGCCTGGTCATCGAGGGCGCGGCGCGGCTGTTCCGCACCAAGGGTTTCGCGGCCGCCAGCACGCGCGACATCGCGGCCGCGGCCGGCATGCGCGGCGGCTCGCCCTTCTACCATTTCGAGAGCAAGAACGCGCTCTTGTATGTGGTGATGCAGGAGGGCATGGCGCAGGCCGCCCAGAGTCAGCAGGCGGCGCTCGATCGCGTACCGGCCGATGCCGCGCCGCGCGAGCGGCTGCGCGCGCTGATCCGCAACCACTTCGAGGTGCTGCTCGGCCCCGGCAGCGATTTCATTCCCGTGATGCTGTACGAATGGCGCTCGCTCAATGACGCGCAGCGCGAGGGCATCTCCGAACTGACGGGCGCCTACGAGGCGCAGTGGATGCCCACGCTGCGGGCGCTGCACGAGGCCGGCGCCCTCAAGGCCGATCCACGTACCGCACGGCTGTTCATCTTTGGCGCGCTGAACTGGTCGGTTCAGTGGTTTTCGCCGCGGGGTTCGCAGTCGCTCGATGGGTTGACGGCGCAGGCCCTGGCGCTGTTCACAGGAGAAGCTTGA
- a CDS encoding undecaprenyl-diphosphate phosphatase: MDIVLLMKAAVMGVVEGLTEFLPVSSTGHLIVTGTLLGFDDDRAKVFDIAIQTGAIFAVIIYYWQKIRQTLVGLPSQRQAQRFALNVLIGFLPAAVIGLLAYKTIKAHLFNPGVVAGAFIVGALIILWVEKVAKPVPRIQSVDDMSALDALKVGFVQCLGMIPGTSRSGATIIGGMLLGLSRRAATEFSFYLAIPTLIGAGAYSLYKERALLSVADIPLFAVGLVVSFIAAWLCIRWLLRYIATHTFVGFAWYRIAFGLVVLATAWSGLVNWSA; the protein is encoded by the coding sequence GTGGATATTGTTTTGCTGATGAAGGCCGCCGTCATGGGCGTGGTGGAAGGCCTGACGGAGTTTTTGCCGGTGTCGTCAACCGGTCACCTGATCGTCACGGGCACCCTCTTGGGCTTCGACGACGACAGGGCCAAGGTGTTCGACATCGCGATCCAGACCGGCGCCATCTTCGCGGTGATCATTTACTACTGGCAAAAGATCCGGCAGACCCTGGTGGGCCTGCCCAGCCAGCGCCAGGCGCAGCGCTTTGCGCTGAATGTGCTGATCGGCTTTCTGCCGGCCGCCGTCATCGGCTTGCTGGCGTACAAGACCATCAAGGCCCATTTGTTCAATCCCGGCGTGGTGGCCGGCGCCTTCATCGTCGGCGCGCTGATCATCCTGTGGGTGGAGAAGGTTGCCAAACCCGTGCCGCGCATCCAGAGCGTCGACGACATGAGCGCGCTGGACGCCCTCAAGGTCGGTTTCGTGCAGTGCCTGGGCATGATTCCCGGCACCAGCCGCAGCGGCGCCACCATCATCGGCGGCATGCTGCTGGGCCTGTCGCGCAGGGCGGCCACGGAGTTTTCGTTCTACCTGGCGATCCCGACGCTGATCGGCGCCGGCGCGTACAGCCTGTACAAGGAGCGCGCGCTGCTGTCGGTGGCAGACATCCCCCTGTTCGCGGTGGGCCTGGTGGTGTCGTTCATCGCCGCCTGGCTGTGCATCCGCTGGCTCCTGCGCTACATCGCGACCCACACCTTCGTCGGCTTTGCCTGGTACCGCATTGCGTTTGGCCTGGTGGTGCTGGCCACGGCGTGGAGCGGCCTGGTGAACTGGTCGGCCTGA
- a CDS encoding alpha/beta hydrolase family protein, with amino-acid sequence MSPGPVARYLLICALALLAAAAQASVGWTQIAGSGSDGPITVFYPSSSTAAPVKQGPYTLDVAAQGRPVRGNGRLIVMSHGSGGSPIVHSDLARGLVEAGFVVALPEHRGDNWHDMSMVGPKSWKLRPVEISHAIDAVLHDARFAPLVAGSRVGMFGMSAGGHTALVMAGGRWSPSLLLKHCESDLAQDFQSCVGLASELRGNLFDGIKKTVALAVIRHKLDDNTWYSHDDPRVKAVVAEVPFAADFDMQSLAAPRVPLGLVRAGQDHWLVPRFHIDAVRSACTSCEMVADLPNAGHGSLLSPQPVGLTGLAAQLLGDPPGFDRRQVPAAHAQIVQFFRQHLLP; translated from the coding sequence ATGTCACCTGGCCCGGTCGCGCGCTACCTGCTCATCTGCGCCCTGGCGCTGCTGGCGGCGGCCGCCCAGGCCAGCGTCGGGTGGACGCAAATCGCGGGCTCGGGCAGCGACGGCCCAATCACCGTGTTCTACCCCTCCAGCAGCACGGCCGCGCCCGTCAAGCAGGGCCCGTACACACTCGACGTCGCCGCGCAAGGCCGGCCAGTACGTGGCAACGGCCGGCTGATCGTGATGTCGCACGGCTCGGGCGGCTCGCCCATCGTCCACAGCGACCTGGCGCGGGGTCTGGTCGAGGCCGGCTTCGTGGTCGCCCTGCCCGAGCACCGGGGCGATAACTGGCACGACATGTCCATGGTCGGCCCGAAGAGCTGGAAGCTGCGGCCGGTCGAGATCTCGCACGCCATCGACGCGGTGCTGCACGACGCGCGCTTTGCGCCGCTGGTGGCGGGGAGCCGCGTGGGCATGTTCGGCATGTCGGCCGGCGGCCACACGGCACTCGTCATGGCGGGCGGGCGCTGGTCGCCTTCGCTGCTGCTCAAGCATTGCGAGTCGGACCTGGCGCAGGACTTCCAGAGCTGCGTGGGCCTGGCCAGCGAGTTGCGCGGCAACCTGTTCGACGGCATCAAGAAAACCGTAGCCCTGGCCGTGATCCGCCACAAGCTGGACGACAACACCTGGTACAGCCACGACGACCCGCGCGTCAAGGCCGTGGTGGCCGAGGTGCCGTTCGCGGCGGACTTCGACATGCAATCACTAGCTGCGCCGCGCGTGCCGCTGGGCCTGGTGCGTGCGGGCCAGGATCATTGGCTGGTGCCGCGCTTTCACATCGACGCGGTGCGCTCGGCCTGCACCTCCTGCGAGATGGTGGCCGACCTGCCGAACGCGGGCCACGGCTCGCTCCTGTCACCCCAGCCGGTGGGTTTGACGGGCCTGGCGGCCCAGTTGCTAGGCGACCCGCCGGGCTTTGACCGCCGCCAGGTGCCCGCGGCACACGCGCAGATCGTGCAGTTCTTTCGCCAACACCTGCTGCCGTAA
- a CDS encoding acyl-CoA carboxylase subunit beta — protein sequence MSAFESRWNPQSSVAQQRRAAMLERLGALRALEERAAHASAKSKPVFDKRGQLLPRERVALLLDPGSPWLPLCSLAGFLHDHKDPALSVPGGGVLAGIGFVSGVRCMVVASDSGIEAGAIQPMGLDKILRVQEIALQNKLPFIHLVESAGANLMRYRVEGFVHGGALFRNLARLSAAGIPVITVQHGSGTAGGAYMPGLSDVVIMVRGRSRAFLAGPPLLMAATGEVATEEELGGAEMHTTLSGLGEYLAEDDRQALGTAREVVAKSLDSSFPRRRESSDGEDWIPAPRSESRAGRAGMTGLGGLPPRFDADELLTLMPAHHREPVDMREVIARLVDDSDLLEFKPMYGAQTLCVQARVAGHAVGFISNNGPIDVAGANKATHFIQWMCQRGQPIIYLQNTTGYMVGKDAEQGGMIKHGSKMIQAVTNATVPQITIQCGASFGAGNYGMCGRGYAPRFLFSWPSARTSVMGAEQAARTMQIVNDAALKRKGLAPDPEKSRAQFERIVQMFEAQADVATTSGLLLDDGVIDPRDTRDVLRQCLDMCAEAEARTLRPMQFGVARM from the coding sequence ATGAGCGCTTTCGAATCGCGCTGGAACCCGCAGTCGAGCGTCGCGCAGCAGCGCCGCGCCGCCATGCTGGAACGGCTGGGCGCGCTGCGCGCACTCGAAGAGCGCGCCGCCCACGCCTCGGCCAAATCAAAACCCGTGTTCGACAAGCGCGGCCAGTTGCTGCCGCGCGAGCGCGTGGCCCTGCTGCTCGACCCGGGCAGCCCATGGCTGCCGCTGTGTTCCCTGGCGGGCTTTCTGCACGACCACAAGGACCCGGCGCTGTCGGTGCCGGGCGGCGGTGTGCTCGCGGGCATCGGCTTCGTGAGCGGCGTGCGCTGCATGGTCGTGGCGAGTGATTCGGGTATCGAAGCAGGCGCGATCCAGCCCATGGGCCTGGACAAGATCCTGCGCGTGCAGGAGATCGCTCTGCAAAACAAGCTGCCCTTCATCCATCTGGTGGAGAGTGCGGGCGCGAACCTGATGCGCTACCGCGTCGAGGGATTCGTGCACGGCGGGGCGCTGTTTCGCAACCTCGCGCGCCTGTCCGCCGCGGGCATTCCGGTGATCACGGTGCAGCACGGTTCGGGCACGGCGGGCGGCGCCTACATGCCGGGGCTGTCGGACGTGGTCATCATGGTGCGCGGCCGCTCGCGCGCCTTCCTGGCGGGGCCGCCGCTGCTCATGGCCGCCACCGGTGAGGTGGCGACCGAGGAAGAGTTGGGCGGCGCCGAGATGCACACGACCCTCTCGGGCCTGGGCGAATACCTGGCGGAGGATGACCGGCAGGCGTTGGGAACAGCGCGTGAAGTTGTTGCGAAATCTCTTGATTCGTCATTCCCGCGCAGGCGGGAATCCAGCGATGGCGAGGACTGGATTCCCGCCCCCCGATCGGAGTCGAGGGCAGGCCGCGCGGGAATGACAGGGTTGGGAGGTTTACCGCCGCGCTTCGATGCCGATGAGCTGCTCACCCTGATGCCTGCGCACCACCGCGAGCCGGTCGACATGCGCGAGGTCATCGCGCGCCTGGTCGATGACTCGGACCTGCTCGAATTCAAGCCGATGTACGGCGCGCAAACGCTGTGCGTGCAGGCCCGCGTGGCGGGCCACGCGGTGGGCTTCATCAGCAACAACGGGCCGATCGACGTGGCCGGCGCCAACAAGGCCACGCATTTCATCCAGTGGATGTGCCAGCGCGGCCAGCCGATCATCTACCTGCAGAACACCACCGGCTACATGGTCGGCAAGGACGCCGAGCAGGGCGGCATGATCAAGCACGGCAGCAAGATGATCCAGGCCGTGACCAATGCCACCGTGCCGCAGATCACCATCCAGTGCGGCGCCAGTTTCGGTGCCGGCAACTACGGCATGTGCGGGCGTGGTTATGCGCCGCGCTTTTTGTTCAGCTGGCCCAGCGCGCGCACGTCCGTCATGGGCGCCGAGCAGGCCGCGCGCACCATGCAGATCGTGAATGACGCGGCCCTGAAGCGCAAAGGCCTGGCGCCCGATCCCGAGAAATCCCGGGCGCAGTTTGAGCGCATCGTGCAGATGTTCGAGGCCCAGGCCGATGTGGCCACCACGAGCGGCCTGCTGCTGGACGACGGCGTGATCGACCCGCGCGACACGCGCGACGTGCTGCGCCAGTGCCTGGACATGTGCGCCGAGGCCGAGGCCCGCACCCTGCGCCCGATGCAGTTTGGCGTGGCGAGGATGTAG
- a CDS encoding 2TM domain-containing protein, with protein MSPDEIERLATRRARAKLGWYMHAAVYLVVNTFLFLMSTYGLRERHWAIYPALGWGVGLALHWVSVFLLGNGSGLRESMVQKERERLQRRRDGF; from the coding sequence TTGAGCCCCGACGAGATCGAGCGGCTTGCCACCCGGCGCGCCAGGGCCAAGCTCGGCTGGTACATGCACGCGGCCGTGTATCTGGTCGTGAATACGTTTTTGTTTCTGATGTCCACTTACGGCTTGCGCGAGCGCCACTGGGCCATCTACCCGGCGCTGGGCTGGGGCGTGGGTTTGGCGCTGCACTGGGTCTCTGTGTTCTTGCTCGGCAACGGCAGCGGCCTGCGCGAGAGCATGGTGCAAAAAGAACGCGAGCGCCTGCAACGCCGGCGCGACGGCTTCTGA
- a CDS encoding SDR family oxidoreductase: MYQSIFAPGLFAGQVIVVTGGGSGIGRCTAHELARLGAHVVLVGRNTDKLQAVQDEITGDGAQASWHRCDIRREDGVVALVQAVVAAQGRIDGLVNNAGGQYMTPLEAISAKGWEAVLNTNLTGGFLMARECYRQAMAAHGGAIVNIVADIWGSMPGMGHSGAARAGMVSLTETAALEWARSGVRVNAVAPGYIASSGMDHYPPEAAAMLREMRKTVPLGRFGNEAEVSAAIVFLLSPAASFISGDTLRVDGARPQVRMGWPFALPDSEARQRPAIREFGGFHRAEVPRVFQDAPAAPGAASSHAAAAVGGKA; this comes from the coding sequence ATGTACCAATCCATCTTTGCGCCCGGGCTGTTTGCCGGGCAGGTCATCGTGGTCACGGGCGGCGGCTCGGGCATTGGCCGCTGCACGGCGCACGAGCTGGCGCGCCTGGGCGCCCACGTGGTGCTGGTCGGGCGCAACACCGACAAACTGCAGGCCGTGCAGGACGAGATTACCGGCGACGGCGCCCAGGCCAGCTGGCACCGCTGCGACATTCGCCGCGAAGATGGCGTGGTGGCGCTGGTGCAAGCCGTTGTGGCCGCGCAGGGCCGCATCGACGGCCTGGTCAACAACGCGGGCGGGCAGTACATGACGCCGCTCGAAGCCATCTCGGCCAAGGGCTGGGAGGCGGTGCTCAACACCAACCTCACGGGCGGCTTCCTGATGGCGCGCGAGTGCTACCGCCAGGCCATGGCCGCGCATGGCGGGGCCATCGTGAATATCGTGGCCGACATCTGGGGCTCCATGCCCGGCATGGGTCACAGCGGCGCCGCGCGCGCCGGCATGGTGAGCCTGACGGAGACGGCGGCGCTGGAATGGGCGCGCAGCGGCGTGCGTGTGAACGCGGTGGCGCCGGGCTACATCGCCTCCAGCGGCATGGACCACTACCCGCCCGAGGCAGCGGCCATGCTGCGCGAGATGCGCAAGACCGTGCCGCTGGGGCGCTTCGGCAACGAGGCCGAGGTGTCGGCAGCCATCGTCTTTTTGCTGAGCCCCGCGGCCAGCTTCATCAGCGGGGACACGCTGCGCGTGGACGGGGCGCGGCCGCAGGTGCGCATGGGCTGGCCCTTCGCGCTGCCGGACAGCGAGGCGCGCCAGCGCCCGGCGATCCGCGAATTCGGCGGCTTTCACCGCGCCGAAGTGCCGCGCGTGTTCCAGGATGCGCCTGCGGCGCCAGGCGCCGCATCGAGCCACGCAGCGGCTGCGGTTGGAGGCAAAGCATGA
- a CDS encoding DUF6622 family protein produces the protein MLFQIIIHTPAWVWGLLLALAWLGASQLFTRSVPLRRATVLPLAMVALSLYGAISAFGAAPQAVLAWLVAGALAAWLVLQRPLPARTRFDAATRRFTVPGSGVPLALMMGIFLTKYFVGVTLAMQPALAHDAGFTLAFGTLYGAFSGVFAARGARLWRLALQHERSTLSATTLNA, from the coding sequence ATGCTTTTCCAAATCATCATCCACACCCCGGCCTGGGTCTGGGGCCTGCTGCTGGCGCTCGCTTGGCTCGGCGCCAGTCAACTGTTCACGCGCAGCGTGCCATTGCGCCGCGCCACCGTACTGCCGCTGGCCATGGTCGCCCTGTCGCTGTATGGCGCGATTTCGGCGTTCGGCGCCGCGCCGCAAGCCGTGCTCGCCTGGCTGGTGGCCGGCGCATTGGCCGCGTGGCTGGTACTGCAGCGCCCGCTACCGGCCCGCACACGCTTTGATGCCGCCACGCGCCGCTTCACCGTGCCCGGCAGCGGGGTGCCGCTGGCGCTCATGATGGGCATCTTCCTGACCAAGTACTTCGTCGGCGTGACGCTGGCCATGCAGCCGGCACTGGCCCACGACGCAGGCTTCACCCTGGCCTTTGGTACGCTGTACGGCGCCTTCAGCGGCGTGTTTGCCGCCCGCGGCGCCCGGCTGTGGCGCCTGGCGCTGCAGCACGAGCGCAGCACACTGTCCGCCACGACCCTCAACGCCTGA